One segment of Salvelinus alpinus chromosome 1, SLU_Salpinus.1, whole genome shotgun sequence DNA contains the following:
- the LOC139537074 gene encoding heat shock protein 30-like has protein sequence MLCFRVFQSSLSPLMDFYWPVCSLWPEVQPLLCQQYLLQRNMLEIKSSLELMEKHQQHIFEEMDHVPASVVIQAVSYTLEKGREGFALALETKDFSPEELSVKQVGRKLRVSGKTEKKQDDGEGSYSYRCQEFRQEFDLPDGVNPETVTCSLDHDGKLHIEAPKNPSSAEEVAERVVPINCSLDVKMPQFLSSQTEGSNTEGSTSGT, from the coding sequence ATGCTGTGCTTCCGAGTATTCCAGTCTTCCCTCAGCCCATTGATGGACTTCTACTGGCCTGTGTGCAGTCTTTGGCCAGAGGTCCAACCTCTTCTCTGCCAGCAGTATTTACTGCAGAGAAACATGCTGGAGATCAAGAGCAGTCTGGAGCTGATGGAGAAACATCAGCAGCACATATTTGAGGAGATGGACCATGTCCCAGCCTCTGTGGTCATCCAAGCAGTCTCCTACACactggagaaagggagagagggtttTGCCCTGGCACTGGAGACTAAAGACTTCTCCCCAGAGGAGCTGTCTGTCAAGCAGGTGGGCAGGAAGCTGAGAGTCAGTGGGAAGACAGAGAAGAAGCAGGATGATGGGGAAGGCTCTTACTCTTACAGATGCCAGGAGTTCAGACAGGAATTTGATCTGCCTGATGGGGTGAATCCTGAGACTGTCACCTGCTCCCTGGATCATGATGGGAAGCTCCACATCGAGGCTCCAAAGAATCCATCATCTGCTGAGGAGGTGGCTGAGAGAGTGGTGCCGATCAACTGTAGCCTGGATGTGAAGATGCCACAATTCCTCAGCTCACAGACAGAGGGCAGCAACACAGAGGGCAGCACCTCAGGCACATAG
- the LOC139537079 gene encoding heat shock protein beta-11-like: MLCPSMMQPSLNPMSPMSPFMDFHWPVRSLWPETRPLFFQMEQEIMRNMQEMRHNMEYMQRLHQKIFEDIEGPLSSTDFKPISFQMGKENNRFALTLDTKDFSPEELSVKQVGRKLRVSGKTEKKQDDGKGSYSYRCQEFKQEFDLPEGVNPETVTCSLNDGQLQIQAPKVVAVTEGNERVVPITCLPAITSPGAAAESTAVEAEPKKD; this comes from the coding sequence ATGCTTTGCCCCAGCATGATGCAGCCTTCCCTCAATCCAATGAGCCCAATGAGCCCCTTCATGGACTTCCACTGGCCCGTTCGCAGTCTCTGGCCAGAGACACGGCCTCTCTTCTTCCAGATGGAGCAGGAAATTATGCGAAATATGCAGGAGATGAGGCACAATATGGAATATATGCAACGACTGCACCAAAAGATTTTTGAAGACATTGAAGGCCCATTATCTTCAACTGACTTCAAGCCCATCTCTTTCCAGATGGGAAAAGAAAACAACCGTTTTGCACTGACACTGGACACCAAAGACTTCTCCCCAGAGGAGCTGTCTGTCAAGCAGGTGGGCAGGAAGCTGAGAGTCAGTGGAAAGACAGAGAAGAAGCAGGATGATGGAAAGGGCTCCTACTCTTACAGATGCCAGGAGTTTAAACAGGAGTTTGATCTGCCTGAAGGTGTGAATCCTGAGACAGTCACCTGCTCTTTGAACGATGGACAGCTACAGATCCAGGCTCCAAAAGTGGTTGCTGTGACAGAAGGCAATGAGAGAGTGGTTCCTATCACTTGCTTACCTGCCATAACCTCACCCGGCGCTGCAGCTGAGAGCACTGCTGTAGAGGCAGAGCCCAAGAAGGACTGA
- the LOC139537084 gene encoding potassium voltage-gated channel subfamily V member 2-like → MLKKRRQSLFPNYKVGGTGPTYKDPEEDYNIPFTQNNLVKPWNSMQELSRDIYVEYKDEEDVMAYLTRGLSFPAKNYMLNINVGGTVYQISYRVAAKYPKTRIGRLATYTDHNRKLDLCDDYIVQNNEFFFDRDPDIFHNIFNFYRTGVLWIKDELCPRNFLEEINYWGVRIKNAHRCCRISFEERQDELSEQLKIQRELEAEVEMEENEELFHGMALGQTRRIIWNLMEKPFSSVTAKLMAVASSFFVLMSLVAMTLNTVEEMQYTTTAGQLSGKTYGEYVETFCIAFFTMEYLMRLVSTPDLPRFGKSVLNGVDLIAILPLYLQLVLECFETDNYGKHQDIETVGRVGKLGQVLRIMRLMRIFRVLKLARHSTGLRAFGFTLRQCYQQVGCLLLFIVMGILTFSAMVYTVEHDVHQTNFTSIPQAWWWAAVSISTVGYGDMFPETILGRLFAFTCISFGVILNGMPISILYNKFSDYYTKLKSQEFTSTVKARGKVRFAKRAARKLTKYCP, encoded by the exons ATGCTCAAGAAAAGGAGACAGAGCCTCTTCCCCAACTACAAAGTGGGGGGGACAGGCCCCACATACAAGGACCCAGAGGAGGACTACAATATTCCCTTCACCCAGAACAACTTGGTGAAACCATGGAACTCCATGCAAGAACTCAGCCGAGACATCTACGTAGAGTACAAAGATGAGGAAGATGTAATGGCATACCTGACAAGAGGCCTCTCCTTTCCTGCGAAGAACTACATGCTGAACATCAACGTGGGTGGGACGGTGTATCAGATCTCCTACAGAGTGGCTGCCAAGTATCCCAAGACCAGGATCGGCCGCCTGGCGACATACACAGACCACAACAGGAAACTGGACCTGTGTGACGACTATATTGTCCAGAACAACGAGTTCTTCTTCGACAGAGACCCGGACATCTTCCACAACATTTTCAACTTCTACCGGACGGGCGTCCTCTGGATCAAGGACGAGCTGTGTCCCAGGAACTTCCTGGAGGAGATAAACTACTGGGGCGTGAGGATCAAGAACGCACACCGCTGCTGCCGAATCTCCTTCGAGGAGCGCCAGGACGAGCTCAGTGAGCAGCTGAAGATCCAGCGGGAGTTGGAGgcagaggtggagatggaggagaatgAGGAGTTGTTCCACGGGATGGCGTTGGGCCAGACGCGTCGCATCATCTGGAACCTGATGGAGAAGCCCTTCTCTTCGGTCACCGCCAAGCTCATGGCTGTAGCCTCCAGCTTCTTCGTGCTGATGTCCCTGGTGGCCATGACGCTGAACACGGTGGAGGAGATGCAGTATACCACCACCGCGGGACAGCTGAGTGGGAAGACCTATGGGGAGTATGTGGAAACCTTCTGCATCGCTTTCTTCACCATGGAATACCTGATGCGTCTGGTGTCCACCCCGGACCTGCCGCGCTTCGGGAAAAGCGTCCTGAACGGGGTGGACCTGATCGCTATCTTACCCCTCTACCTGCAGCTGGTGCTGGAGTGCTTCGAGACCGACAACTACGGGAAGCACCAAGACATCGAGACGGTGGGCCGGGTGGGCAAATTAGGCCAGGTTTTGAGAATCATGCGTCTGATGAGGATCTTCCGTGTCTTGAAGCTGGCCCGTCACTCTACGGGGCTGAGGGCATTTGGCTTCACGCTGCGCCAGTGCTACCAGCAAGTGGGCTGCCTCTTACTCTTCATCGTCATGGGAATCCTCACCTTCTCTGCCATGGTGTACACTGTAGAGCATGATGTCCATCAGACCAACTTCACCAGCATCCCTCAGGCATGGTGGTGGGCAGCT GTGAGCATCTCTACTGTGGGCTATGGAGACATGTTTCCAGAGACCATCCTGGGCCGGCTGTTTGCTTTCACCTGCATCTCCTTTGGGGTCATTTTGAACGGCATGCCCATTTCCATCCTGTACAATAAGTTCTCAGACTACTACACCAAGCTGAAGTCTCAGGAGTTCACCTCCACAGTGAAGGCTCGGGGCAAGGTCAGGTTCGCCAAGAGGGCGGCCAGGAAGTTAACCAAATACTGTCCATAG